A DNA window from Choloepus didactylus isolate mChoDid1 chromosome 9, mChoDid1.pri, whole genome shotgun sequence contains the following coding sequences:
- the PDE6D gene encoding retinal rod rhodopsin-sensitive cGMP 3',5'-cyclic phosphodiesterase subunit delta isoform X2 gives MNLRDAETGKILWQGTEDLSIPGVEHEARVPKKILKCKAVSRELNFSSAEQMEKFRLEQKVYFKGQCLEEWFFEFGFVIPNSTNTWQSLIEAAPESQMMPASLLTGNVIIETKFFDDDLLVSTSKVRLFYV, from the exons ATGAACCTTCGAGATGCTGAAACAGGGAAGATACTCTGGCAAGGAACAGAAGACCTGTCTATCCCTGGAGTGGAACATGAAG cCCGTGTTCCCAAGAAAATCCTCAAGTGCAAAGCAGTGTCTCGAGAATTGAACTTCTCTTCAGCAGAGCAAATGGAAAAATTCCGCCTGGAACAAAAAGTTTACTTCAAAGGGCAATGCCTAGAAG aATGGTTCTTTGAATTTGGCTTTGTGATCCCTAACTCCACAAACACCTGGCAGTCCTTGATAGAGGCAGCACCTGAGTCCCAGATGATGCCAGCAAGCCTCTTAAC TGGGAATGTTATCATAGAAACAAAGTTTTTTGACGATGATCTTCTTGTAAGCACATCCAAAGTGAGACTTTTCTACGTCTGA